From Mycteria americana isolate JAX WOST 10 ecotype Jacksonville Zoo and Gardens chromosome 4, USCA_MyAme_1.0, whole genome shotgun sequence, one genomic window encodes:
- the LOC142409578 gene encoding 16 kDa beta-galactoside-binding lectin, which produces MEQGLVVTQLDIQPGECIKVKGKILSDAKGFAVNVGKDSSTLMLHFNPRFNCHGDVNTVVCNSKEDGTWGEEDRKADFPFQHGDKIEICISFNEMEATVKLPEAEFQFPNRMGMEKIEYLAVEGDFKVKAIKFSEQL; this is translated from the exons ATGGAGCAA GGACTGGTAGTTACTCAGCTGGACATCCAGCCTGGTGAGTGCATCAAGGTCAAAGGGAAGATCCTGTCGGATGCCAAAGG GTTTGCTGTGAATGTAGGGAAGGACAGCAGCACCCTCATGCTGCATTTCAACCCTCGCTTCAACTGCCACGGGGATGTCAACACCGTAGTGTGCAATTCTAAGGAGGATGGCACGTGGGGTGAGGAGGACAGGAAGGCTGACTTTCCCTTCCAGCATGGTGACAAGATTGAG ATTTGCATCTCCTTCAATGAAATGGAGGCAACCGTGAAGCTGCCTGAGGCGGAGTTCCAGTTCCCTAATCGGATGGGCATGGAGAAAATTGAATACCTGGCTGTGGAGGGTGACTTTAAAGTCAAAGCCATTAAGTTCAGCGAACAGCTAtag